The Trypanosoma brucei gambiense DAL972 chromosome 10, complete sequence genome has a segment encoding these proteins:
- a CDS encoding peroxisome assembly protein, putative, whose amino-acid sequence MIESNLLSQVNTASPLPTFMEVELVNSINTTVGKAFQFAHVFLAEKCDYLAALLPYNSEIWLVLHALLEHRLLFHADTSFAEMMFSLCRGTIISPSRPLPSQGRLSWLLRGPPPVPPLEARMMDTPAATDSRAVGEAMVGMKAGEIAAADRAPYGHLKFRPLTNRQKYITLFLLTVKPYLQQRLASWYEANKDAQVAGESQSGSALSRQTLGARLKQLALQLYPALHAGWEGLNLAFKILFLLELTPYTAPLHRIFSIVLRRPTGDDLIAASNPRAQAALMLGRVLIVVLLLGFRLMEFSGNTGGASPSHANSDDLTIPRPPEWGVDVVVPPGTPDPQPGVCPVCERPVTNAAVCTVSGVVGCYPCLTQFAREKNACPVTRAPMSLECVRRIYEC is encoded by the coding sequence ATGATAGAGAGTAATTTGCTCTCGCAGGTTAACACCgcttccccccttcccacCTTTATGGAAGTGGAGCTTGTGAACTCCATCAATACCACCGTGGGAAAAGCCTTCCAGTTCGCTCATGTCTTTCTCGCTGAAAAGTGCGACTATTTGGCAGCGCTTTTACCCTATAACTCGGAAATTTGGTTGGTTCTTCATGCATTACTTGAACACCGCCTACTTTTCCACGCCGATACGTCCTTTGCCGAGATGATGTTCAGCCTCTGCCGTGGGACAATCATTTCGCCATCACGACCGCTACCCAGTCAAGGGAGGCTGTCATGGCTGCTGCGTGGCCCGCCACCCGTCCCCCCTTTAGAAGCCCGCATGATGGACACACCCGCAGCGACAGACTCTCGTGCAGTAGGCGAAGCCATGGTAGGTATGAAGGCAGGGGAaattgcagcagcggatAGGGCCCCATACGGGCACCTGAAATTCCGACCCCTTACCAACCGACAGAAGTACATTACACTCTTTCTCCTCACGGTGAAGCCGTACCTACAGCAGCGCCTTGCTTCATGGTATGAGGCAAACAAAGACGCACAAGTGGCGGGAGAATCACAGTCTGGTAGCGCTTTGAGTCGGCAAACCCTCGGGGCACGCTTGAAACAACTCGCTCTGCAGCTCTACCCAGCGCTCCACGCCGGTTGGGAAGGCCTCAATTTAGCCTTCAAGATCCTCTTCCTTCTAGAACTGACGCCTTATACAGCACCGCTCCACCGGATTTTTAGTATTGTGCTTCGTCGCCCCACAGGTGATGACCTCATCGCTGCTTCAAATCCGCGTGCTCAGGCTGCCCTAATGCTTGGCCGTGTATTGATTGTCGTGCTTCTCCTTGGTTTCCGTCTAATGGAATTCAGTGGCAACACGGGTGGGGCTAGTCCTTCTCATGCCAACAGCGATGACCTGACCATCCCACGCCCACCTGAGTGGGGCGTCGATGTGGTAGTCCCACCGGGCACACCGGACCCTCAGCCGGGTGTCTGTCCCGTTTGTGAGCGACCAGTTACCAATGCCGCGGTGTGTACCGTGAGTGGGGTGGTGGGATGCTATCCCTGTCTCACACAATTCGCACGGGAGAAGAATGCCTGCCCGGTTACACGGGCACCCATGTCGTTGGAGTGCGTTCGACGCATTTATGAGTGCTGA
- a CDS encoding RNA binding protein, putative produces the protein MNYADGNYYDSQQAAGYYYPEGQQMDDGYTIDLRPPDITEQQDNIIQLVAKYVVASCDGARYQNKLMKKTKFNSYFAFLASPEHKYHEYYQYLVRSYTHWRHVAAASAANQDNNEGYAFYTEQLQQQMYDANMYYAHAYNIAAADNLAASASTVVGTATGGYYDANSAFPLHNQQPQPEPLRGKSVLGNASDAISQPLGEAESRKRTRSATPLESSDDEEEDQGVEFVMENGVARAVPRRS, from the coding sequence ATGAACTACGCCGACGGTAACTACTACGACTCCCAGCAGGCAGCGGGTTATTACTACCCTGAGGGGCAACAGATGGACGACGGTTATACTATTGACCTCCGCCCACCTGATATCACTGAACAACAAGACAATATCATTCAATTAGTTGCAAAGTACGTGGTAGCGTCGTGTGATGGTGCTCGGTACCAGAACAAGCTaatgaagaagacgaagTTTAATTCATACTTTGCCTTCCTCGCCTCACCAGAGCATAAGTATCACGAGTATTACCAGTACCTTGTTCGTAGTTATACACACTGGCGCCACGTCGCTGCAGCGAGTGCCGCCAACCAGGACAACAATGAGGGTTACGCCTTCTACACGgagcagcttcagcagcaaaTGTACGATGCCAATATGTATTATGCCCATGCCTACAACATAGCTGCAGCAGATAACTTGGCGGCATCCGCGTCAACAGTGGTTGGCACGGCAACGGGTGGATATTATGATGCCAACAGcgcttttccccttcataaCCAACAGCCACAACCCGAGCCGCTGAGGGGTAAATCCGTTCTTGGAAATGCGAGCGACGCAATTAGTCAACCACTCGGGGAAGCTGAAAGCAGAAAACGTACCCGCTCTGCAACACCATTGGAAAGCAGCgatgatgaggaagaggatcAAGGAGTGGAGTTTGTCATGGAAAATGGTGTCGCCAGGGCTGTCCCAAGGAGATCTTGA
- a CDS encoding protein kinase, putative has protein sequence MYLKPYNNPYPVVSDRLEVILETMRKINGDSGSPVETPPERVPCIGSGAFATVRVGWVQERWHSQGKNEEPGQLTFGTTAAVAVKRVVVPGKLRSPLDGCRQRLLRELQVMEHIRICPHPNVVQCWGFVFHKADDRASIGREVTDNLLGEVLTNFSQLREQQRVITGNMDKEKIGNEVLDGVSCFDVCLSLCTGGTLTEYVRRVADAALRATRACIQERIVTQPKNTSMTDSTLGESPTGHNQGLTSSSSDAGIEPKGALLGLKTRKLTPIRKDVSGEFFTQKDSTLVVSHLTIREKDIVAIAYALCNALRHTHETLRTLHRDIKPANVLICDGIGKIPSYTSRATSCDFTARTTARARGAPTELENKKANGSKAVELVLFSDLRDALGNPQEGGSADDKLTPDVLVVPAEAGSHRVLCNSSDSPPYVLECLPQVDAWRLQLADYGIASGLDHMEASGRCGTFPFMAPEVEDEDCTGSMYGTKADIYSLGVTIQHVIVNATVEFNEVAQALPRRADALGRQWVDGEDRETSEVDNDSGTSGGVTDETKRKRTFNLPGNWRCKRELSDRDYVRDIYSHLSHPLPHDDCARSFTVPRSWRCHDELASGNCVEGLSTDGRTDTGNAGDKRGHLQPQNSDYRDNIKALNFRKGQGARCRSCGKLHRNLIELLNAMTAPDPSQRPTLSCILRDTAVIEQGTFVDEPRESSFPFSRSSSSSKHANAVANTSGRSNTINSTACSPKQLSHTSRGTAPSPMAGRNHRSSCSGECKDQKTHDGSSEMFGGVNKYDGWREGVLWRPPSLKFLRRYSGQEGRC, from the coding sequence ATGTATTTAAAACCATATAACAATCCCTACCCCGTCGTAAGTGACAGACTGGAGGTTATTCTTGAAACCATGCGAAAAATTAATGGAGACAGCGGTTCCCCCGTCGAAACGCCACCAGAAAGGGTACCGTGCATTGGCTCCGGTGCGTTTGCTACCGTTCGTGTTGGCTGGGTGCAGGAGCGGTGGCACAGTCAAGGCAAGAATGAAGAACCTGGACAACTCACCTTCGGAACTACAGCCGCAGTGGCTGTGAAGCGCGTGGTTGTTCCAGGGAAGTTGCGAAGTCCCCTTGACGGTTGTAGGCAGCGGCTGCTCCGCGAGCTGCAGGTAATGGAACACATCAGAATCTGTCCACATCCGAATGTCGTGCAGTGCTGGGGGTTTGTCTTCCACAAGGCGGACGATAGAGCAAGTATCGGCAGAGAAGTAACAGATAATTTGCTTGGTGAGGTCCTCACAAACTTTTCCCAATTGCGCGAGCAGCAAAGGGTAATAACAGGGAACATGGACAAGGAGAAAATTGGAAACGAGGTCCTTGATGGGGTCTCTTGCTTTGATGTGTGTCTCTCGTTGTGCACAGGCGGTACTTTAACCGAGTATGTCCGCCGAGTAGCCGATGCAGCGCTCCGTGCGACGCGCGCGTGCATACAGGAGCGGATAGTCACTCAACCGAAAAACACGAGCATGACTGACTCCACACTTGGGGAGTCACCCACTGGACATAATCAGGGTCTGACCAGCAGCTCAAGTGATGCTGGGATCGAACCTAAGGGGGCGCTGCTCGGGcttaaaacaagaaaattgACACCGATTAGAAAAGATGTTTCGGGAGAATTTTTCACACAAAAAGACTCCACTTTAGTTGTCTCCCATCTCACAATCCGCGAAAAAGACATTGTCGCCATTGCGTATGCGTTGTGCAACGCCCTTCGTCACACCCATGAAACGCTACGGACGCTACACCGTGACATCAAACCAGCCAATGTGTTAATATGCGATGGGATCGGAAAGATACCGTCATATACATCGCGTGCCACTTCATGCGACTTCACGGCCAGAACCACAGCAAGAGCCCGAGGTGCTCCAACTGAgttggaaaacaaaaaagcaaacggcAGCAAAGCGGTTGAGTTGGTGCTTTTCTCAGACCTTCGCGACGCGCTGGGTAATCCACAGGAAGGAGGGAGCGCTGATGATAAACTCACTCCTGATGTGTTGGTTGTGCCTGCTGAAGCAGGATCACATCGTGTGCTGTGTAATTCATCTGATTCGCCCCCATACGTGCTGGAGTGTCTGCCCCAGGTGGACGCCTGGCGCCTGCAGTTGGCGGACTACGGCATCGCGTCAGGTTTAGATCACATGGAGGCCTCGGGTCGCTGTGGTACATTCCCTTTTATGGCACCCGAGGTGGAGGACGAGGACTGCACCGGGTCCATGTACGGAACTAAAGCTGATATTTATAGTCTGGGGGTCACAATTCAGCATGTTATTGTGAATGCTACCGTTGAGTTTAACGAGGTGGCTCAGGCGCTACCCAGGCGGGCAGATGCTTTGGGGCGGCAGTGGGTTGACGGAGAAGACAGGGAGACAAGCGAAGTGGACAATGACTCCGGCACCAGTGGTGGCGTAACAGATGAAACGAAGAGGAAGCGGACGTTTAATCTCCCCGGCAACTGGCGCTGTAAGCGGGAGCTTAGCGACAGGGACTATGTTCGCGACATATACTCTCATCTGTCACATCCACTACCGCACGATGACTGTGCTAGATCATTTACCGTACCGCGCTCGTGGCGTTGCCATGATGAGTTAGCCTCCGGCAACTGCGTTGAAGGTTTAAGCACTGACGGCAGGACTGACACTGGCAATGCTGGAGACAAAAGGGGCCATCTTCAACCTCAAAATTCCGACTACCGTGATAATATCAAGGCGCTAAACTTTAGAAAGGGCCAAGGGGCTCGGTGCAGGTCTTGTGGGAAGCTCCACCGAAACCTTATCGAGCTTCTCAACGCCATGACGGCCCCTGATCCCTCACAGCGACCGACATTGTCGTGTATATTGCGTGACACAGCGGTCATTGAGCAGGGAACGTTTGTTGATGAACCAAGGGAATCcagtttccccttctccagAAGTAGCAGTAGCAGCAAGCACGCGAATGCGGTGGCAAACACTTCAGGGCGCAGTAACACAATAAACAGCACAGCATGCAGCCCAAAACAGCTGTCGCATACAAGTAGAGGGACCGCACCCTCACCAATGGCGGGTCGCAATCACCGTTCCAGTTGCTCTGGGGAATGTAAGGATCAGAAAACTCACGACGGATCGAGTGAAATGTTTGGCGGTGTTAACAAATACGACGGGTGGCGCGAAGGCGTGTTGTGGCGCCCGCCTTCGCTCAAGTTTCTTCGTCGGTACAGTGGACAGGAGGGGCGTTGCTAA